From Streptomyces durmitorensis, a single genomic window includes:
- a CDS encoding nuclear transport factor 2 family protein, whose protein sequence is MTAHDTSHETSHDISAYETAVARYFEAWNAERADDVAKAVAAAWSEGGSYTDPLADVSGHASIAAVIGGAHEQFPGFEFRRTGAVDGHHDIARFGWELVSVADGSAPVAGFDVIALAEDGRIRTVHGFLDRVPQA, encoded by the coding sequence ATGACCGCACACGACACTTCACACGAGACTTCACACGACATTTCCGCGTACGAGACCGCTGTCGCCCGCTACTTCGAGGCCTGGAACGCCGAGCGCGCCGATGACGTGGCCAAGGCCGTGGCCGCGGCCTGGAGCGAGGGCGGCAGCTACACGGACCCGCTGGCCGACGTCTCCGGGCACGCGTCCATCGCCGCCGTGATCGGCGGGGCCCACGAGCAGTTCCCGGGCTTCGAGTTCCGGCGGACCGGCGCGGTCGACGGCCACCACGACATCGCGCGCTTCGGATGGGAGCTGGTGTCGGTCGCGGACGGCTCCGCGCCGGTCGCCGGTTTCGACGTCATCGCGCTCGCGGAGGACGGCCGTATCCGCACGGTGCACGGCTTCCTGGACCGGGTGCCGCAGGCCTGA
- a CDS encoding SGNH/GDSL hydrolase family protein, with protein MRKPWVGGLVAAVLLLGACGDPGSGGTSDDAPQTPDVTRAAEPPKEEAEPSATPPSSTTRQRAADKPRDRTGTSPKVLYLGDSLAMENQNVLGDLLRSELGARYRSAPYSGTTLCDYLDDTGKDSLVPDKHKAAALVRAERPDYVVLQFWGNAWGYTPCMDGITYDKARQKYFDRYAADAKALASQIHEAAGGGADKPRIVWVLQGPDPITPDRVRRVDAIYEAQARASGGIVADAGRAVSPASDRHKWVEKLPCTAYETENPAYCTEPGRSRTALHRGDDYLHFCLAPTTPKSRPCPTRSPGIRRIAAEITRAVGESS; from the coding sequence ATGCGCAAGCCGTGGGTCGGTGGGCTGGTGGCCGCTGTGCTGCTCCTCGGGGCGTGCGGCGACCCCGGGTCCGGGGGTACGTCGGACGACGCCCCGCAGACCCCCGACGTCACACGCGCCGCCGAGCCGCCGAAGGAGGAGGCCGAGCCCTCCGCCACTCCGCCCTCCTCCACCACCCGCCAACGCGCAGCCGACAAGCCCCGCGACCGCACCGGCACATCCCCCAAGGTCCTCTACCTCGGCGACTCCCTCGCCATGGAGAACCAGAACGTCCTCGGCGATCTCCTGCGCTCCGAGCTCGGCGCCCGCTACCGCAGCGCCCCCTACTCCGGCACCACCCTCTGCGACTACCTCGACGACACCGGCAAGGACTCCCTCGTCCCCGACAAGCACAAGGCCGCCGCGCTGGTGCGGGCCGAGCGGCCCGACTATGTGGTGCTCCAGTTCTGGGGCAACGCGTGGGGCTACACGCCGTGCATGGACGGCATCACGTACGACAAGGCGCGGCAGAAGTACTTCGACCGGTACGCCGCCGACGCCAAGGCGCTCGCCTCGCAGATCCACGAGGCCGCCGGGGGCGGGGCCGACAAGCCGCGCATCGTGTGGGTGCTCCAGGGTCCCGACCCGATCACGCCCGACCGCGTGCGCCGCGTCGACGCCATCTACGAGGCGCAGGCGCGGGCCTCCGGCGGGATCGTCGCCGACGCGGGCCGCGCGGTCAGCCCGGCGTCGGACCGGCACAAGTGGGTGGAGAAGCTGCCGTGCACGGCGTACGAGACGGAGAACCCCGCGTACTGCACCGAGCCCGGCCGCAGCCGCACCGCCCTGCACCGCGGCGACGACTACCTGCACTTCTGCCTCGCGCCCACCACGCCCAAGTCCCGCCCCTGCCCGACCCGTTCACCCGGCATCCGGCGCATCGCCGCCGAGATCACGCGCGCCGTGGGCGAGTCCTCCTAG
- a CDS encoding PQQ-binding-like beta-propeller repeat protein, producing the protein MGEARLWRPFLLGVAVTLAVAAAYPWWSGRTGDEFGTTSWWLRALPLLAAALLVAARLVPGVGRRRGTALAAGAAGSAALAGALLFVTWSRADEIAAGRREDRETEAATQWWWGATDRELHAVLTAWPEAAPLATALAAAVVAVAALLLAWRDRPWLDLDTYAEAADGNALRRRLRGGTACVLAGVLAGGLLSVASVDGAERIRDARTEALGPWWGDYAESEQVAASRLHKGSHEVRSSGYRPGAPTRPGRIAWQRGFDGPAALSTCAYEGRERGTLVVLEEGDRAARITGRDARDGSRRWSFSVRTSERVELVQVAVSEGCSVLVLMGSMLVSLDSYTGRERGATVLPMPGPKGWSFITSYRQPDALPRMVTLPDARVVHLASSGGGVVAVRRDGAEVLARSGGTGEGCAYLVDYASPDDSGSLLVEGCGWRNVLLTLPGSGPDPAYPPNEPDYRTPDLPLLFEVSDVEVTRPEGCEAGQVEWIRAQGYGADVAGTWRCGKGKSLKRTYATRRFVPSDSVARRDWERVPAARAPLHPAVELRDDVFATAVGDAVRIGWGLRERDRVHSEVPERGDRVAALDGSGGPWKQDANRDAVLALGASGLLTALEFRQERTEPPAEPDVRIDLRAKGSTTVARTPCTGTRDLLADPVSGTALVLCRDGEDRTRVTAVVDGQGFDPRR; encoded by the coding sequence ATGGGCGAGGCACGGCTCTGGCGGCCGTTCCTCCTCGGGGTGGCCGTGACGCTCGCCGTCGCCGCCGCGTACCCGTGGTGGTCGGGCCGTACGGGAGATGAGTTCGGCACGACATCGTGGTGGCTGCGCGCACTGCCGCTGCTCGCCGCGGCCCTGCTGGTCGCCGCGCGACTCGTGCCCGGCGTCGGGCGGCGACGAGGAACGGCCCTTGCCGCAGGCGCCGCAGGCTCCGCCGCCCTCGCGGGAGCCCTGCTCTTCGTCACCTGGAGCCGGGCGGACGAGATCGCCGCGGGTCGCCGCGAGGACAGGGAGACCGAGGCCGCCACCCAATGGTGGTGGGGCGCGACGGACCGCGAACTGCACGCCGTGCTCACGGCCTGGCCCGAGGCCGCACCCCTCGCGACCGCGCTCGCGGCGGCCGTGGTCGCCGTGGCGGCGCTGCTCCTGGCGTGGCGGGACCGGCCGTGGCTGGACCTGGACACGTACGCGGAGGCGGCGGACGGCAACGCCCTGCGGCGAAGGCTGCGCGGCGGCACGGCGTGCGTGCTGGCCGGGGTCCTGGCGGGCGGACTGCTCTCCGTGGCGTCCGTGGACGGCGCCGAGCGGATCCGGGACGCGCGGACGGAGGCCCTGGGGCCTTGGTGGGGCGACTACGCCGAGTCGGAGCAAGTGGCCGCTTCCCGGCTGCACAAGGGGTCCCACGAGGTGAGGTCGTCGGGCTACCGGCCGGGCGCGCCGACGCGGCCGGGCCGGATCGCCTGGCAACGCGGCTTCGACGGGCCCGCCGCGCTCAGCACGTGCGCGTACGAAGGGCGCGAGCGCGGCACGCTGGTGGTTCTTGAGGAGGGCGACCGCGCCGCACGGATCACCGGACGCGACGCGCGCGACGGCAGCCGGCGCTGGAGCTTCAGCGTCCGTACCTCCGAGCGGGTCGAGCTGGTGCAGGTGGCGGTGAGCGAGGGCTGCTCGGTGCTCGTCCTGATGGGGTCGATGCTGGTCAGCCTCGACTCGTACACGGGGCGGGAGCGGGGTGCGACGGTCCTGCCGATGCCGGGACCGAAGGGCTGGAGCTTCATCACGTCCTACCGGCAGCCCGATGCGCTGCCGAGGATGGTGACCCTGCCGGACGCGCGTGTGGTTCATCTGGCCAGTTCCGGTGGGGGAGTTGTCGCCGTGCGGCGGGACGGCGCGGAGGTCCTTGCCCGGAGCGGGGGTACGGGGGAGGGATGCGCGTACCTTGTCGATTACGCCTCGCCGGACGACTCCGGCTCGCTCCTGGTGGAGGGGTGCGGATGGCGGAACGTACTCCTGACGCTCCCGGGTTCCGGGCCGGATCCGGCCTATCCCCCGAACGAACCCGACTACCGCACACCGGACTTGCCCCTCCTCTTCGAGGTGTCGGACGTCGAGGTCACGCGGCCGGAGGGCTGCGAGGCGGGCCAGGTGGAGTGGATACGGGCACAGGGGTACGGCGCCGACGTGGCGGGAACCTGGCGGTGCGGCAAGGGGAAGTCCCTCAAGCGCACCTACGCCACGCGCCGGTTCGTCCCGTCCGACTCGGTCGCCCGCAGGGATTGGGAGCGCGTGCCCGCCGCGCGGGCCCCGCTCCATCCGGCCGTCGAGCTGCGCGACGATGTGTTCGCGACGGCCGTCGGCGACGCCGTTCGCATCGGCTGGGGGCTGCGGGAGAGGGACAGGGTCCACTCGGAGGTGCCCGAACGCGGCGACCGCGTGGCGGCCCTCGACGGCTCGGGCGGCCCCTGGAAGCAGGACGCGAACCGCGATGCCGTACTGGCCCTGGGCGCCTCCGGGCTGCTCACCGCCCTGGAGTTCCGGCAGGAGCGGACCGAGCCACCGGCGGAGCCCGACGTACGTATCGACCTGAGGGCCAAGGGTTCCACGACCGTCGCCCGCACTCCCTGCACCGGAACCCGCGACCTGCTGGCCGACCCGGTCTCGGGGACGGCCCTGGTCCTGTGCAGGGACGGCGAGGACCGGACACGGGTGACGGCGGTGGTGGACGGGCAGGGCTTCGACCCCCGGCGCTAG
- a CDS encoding DUF397 domain-containing protein yields MATSQDLTNTRWRKSSYSGNTGGDCIECAPLNGTTWRKSSYSGSGGGECIEFAAPRQGTIAVRDSKNPEGPAFTTTPRAFATFVQAAATGTLR; encoded by the coding sequence ATGGCGACCAGTCAGGATCTGACCAACACGCGCTGGCGTAAGTCGAGTTACAGCGGCAACACGGGAGGCGACTGCATCGAGTGCGCCCCCCTGAACGGCACGACGTGGCGCAAGTCGTCGTACAGCGGCTCCGGTGGAGGCGAATGCATCGAGTTCGCCGCCCCCCGCCAAGGGACCATCGCGGTCCGCGACAGCAAGAACCCCGAAGGCCCCGCCTTCACCACCACCCCCCGCGCCTTCGCCACCTTCGTCCAGGCGGCAGCCACCGGCACCCTGAGGTAA
- a CDS encoding helix-turn-helix domain-containing protein, which produces MPNNIRDLDPSASPLDYYGSELRRLRESAGLKQAQLGSCIFCTASLIGQIETAKKVPTRDFSERVDAALGTDGVFSRLVGLVLRSQLPTWFQQYAELEAKATYISTYQAQVVYGLLQTEGYARAVLATGMPPRLDDLLAARMERQRILERERPPLSLVILDEAVLHRPIGGWRVMRGQLGHLLGLVDRRWVGIQVLPYAAGEHASLVGSFNLLRFDDDPELVYTEDLISGHMTANPETVREAARRYANLQAAALPEGDSAELISRVMEERYGDQSGSDQHALA; this is translated from the coding sequence GTGCCGAACAACATCCGTGACCTCGATCCCAGCGCATCGCCCCTGGACTACTACGGCTCGGAGCTGCGGCGCCTGCGGGAATCGGCGGGGCTCAAGCAGGCGCAGTTGGGGAGCTGCATCTTCTGTACGGCGTCACTGATCGGCCAGATCGAGACGGCGAAGAAGGTGCCGACGCGGGACTTCTCCGAGCGGGTGGATGCGGCGCTCGGGACTGATGGGGTGTTTTCGCGGTTGGTGGGGCTGGTGTTGCGGAGCCAGTTGCCGACTTGGTTTCAGCAGTACGCGGAGCTGGAGGCCAAAGCGACGTACATCTCCACGTATCAAGCCCAGGTGGTCTACGGACTTCTTCAGACAGAGGGGTACGCCCGCGCTGTTCTGGCTACAGGAATGCCCCCGAGGCTCGATGATTTGCTGGCTGCGCGCATGGAACGGCAGCGCATCCTGGAACGGGAGCGTCCGCCGTTGTCGCTGGTCATTCTCGACGAGGCTGTACTGCACCGCCCGATCGGTGGCTGGAGAGTCATGCGAGGCCAACTCGGCCATTTGTTGGGCCTTGTCGACCGGCGATGGGTGGGCATCCAGGTGCTGCCCTACGCAGCTGGTGAGCACGCCAGCCTGGTCGGCTCGTTCAACCTGCTCCGGTTCGATGATGACCCCGAGCTCGTCTACACGGAAGACCTGATCTCTGGTCACATGACGGCCAACCCGGAAACTGTCCGCGAAGCCGCCCGCCGTTACGCTAACTTGCAGGCCGCCGCCCTCCCGGAGGGGGACTCGGCGGAACTGATCAGCCGCGTGATGGAGGAACGTTATGGCGACCAGTCAGGATCTGACCAACACGCGCTGGCGTAA
- a CDS encoding DUF1254 domain-containing protein: MTEPVTHQDHPPPDEARETAADAWIWGFALLENYRTMYPQAIDPQDPRYVGGFGTFRHYSEPFTPENTDVVTPNNDTPYSWAWLDLRAEPWVVSVPEIDRYYVLPFHDLDTSYVGFVGARTTGPEAGDYLIAGPGWRGEVPPGITGVLRADTFLVGCLGRTYLAGPEDVAELRAVQEGYRLRSLSEFLDTAAPHPPEEPVWPTWREEDLANVEFFTLLDFLLQFFPPLEQDRELRARLAALGVRGTGEFEPSAFAPEVRHAVEQGIADARARLEAAKRDAVDSTGWFGTREEHGTDFLTRAVGVDKGLYGLPSAEAWYAGWAVDDQGNRPPDASKRAYTVHFAPGALPPARFFWSATMYRLPERLLTANPIDCYSIGDRTPGLVHDDDGGLTLYVAKGRPENPKQAANWLPAPDGPFTIAVRVYGPDSSVLEGSWTIPPLTVSGDSGLTA, translated from the coding sequence ATGACGGAACCAGTCACGCACCAGGACCACCCGCCCCCCGACGAGGCACGCGAGACGGCGGCGGACGCCTGGATCTGGGGCTTCGCGCTGCTGGAGAACTACCGGACGATGTATCCGCAGGCGATCGATCCCCAAGACCCGCGCTACGTAGGGGGGTTCGGCACCTTCCGGCACTACTCGGAGCCGTTCACGCCCGAGAACACGGATGTCGTGACGCCGAACAACGACACGCCCTACTCCTGGGCCTGGCTCGACCTGCGCGCGGAACCCTGGGTGGTGTCCGTCCCCGAGATCGACCGCTACTACGTGCTGCCCTTCCACGATCTCGACACGTCGTACGTCGGTTTCGTCGGCGCCCGCACCACGGGCCCGGAAGCGGGCGACTACCTGATCGCGGGCCCGGGTTGGCGGGGCGAGGTCCCGCCCGGCATCACGGGCGTACTGCGGGCGGACACCTTCCTGGTGGGCTGCCTGGGCCGCACGTACCTGGCGGGCCCCGAGGACGTGGCCGAACTCCGCGCCGTCCAGGAGGGATACCGCCTCCGGAGCCTGTCGGAGTTCCTCGACACGGCGGCGCCGCACCCTCCGGAAGAGCCGGTCTGGCCGACCTGGCGCGAAGAGGACCTGGCGAACGTCGAGTTCTTCACGCTCCTGGACTTCCTGCTCCAGTTCTTCCCGCCCCTGGAACAGGACCGCGAACTGCGCGCCCGGCTCGCGGCCCTCGGGGTGCGCGGCACCGGCGAGTTCGAGCCGTCCGCGTTCGCCCCCGAGGTGCGCCACGCGGTGGAGCAGGGCATCGCGGACGCCCGCGCCCGCCTTGAGGCGGCGAAGAGGGACGCGGTCGACTCCACGGGCTGGTTCGGCACACGCGAGGAACACGGCACGGACTTCCTGACCCGGGCCGTGGGCGTCGACAAGGGCCTCTACGGCCTCCCGTCCGCCGAGGCCTGGTACGCGGGCTGGGCCGTGGACGACCAGGGCAACCGCCCGCCGGACGCCTCGAAGCGCGCGTACACGGTGCACTTCGCCCCCGGCGCCCTGCCCCCGGCCCGCTTCTTCTGGTCGGCGACGATGTACCGCCTCCCGGAGCGCCTGCTGACCGCCAACCCCATCGACTGCTACTCGATCGGCGACCGGACCCCCGGCCTCGTCCACGACGACGACGGCGGCCTCACGCTGTACGTCGCCAAGGGCCGCCCCGAGAACCCCAAACAGGCGGCGAACTGGCTCCCCGCCCCGGACGGTCCCTTCACGATCGCCGTGCGGGTGTACGGCCCGGACTCCTCCGTCCTGGAAGGGAGTTGGACCATCCCGCCACTGACGGTGAGCGGTGACAGTGGCCTCACGGCTTGA
- a CDS encoding SulP family inorganic anion transporter: protein MRTKSGRPWPSVGRPRPADVSSGMVTGLFSIPEGMAYAAIAGFNPVAGLYAGVVPAIVGSFTARTVLMVTTLTSAIALTSQSVLSDAGLDPKDAGNVATLTLMVGVVMLLMGLLRLGVVLSFVSNAVMTGFSTGIALQIITGVLKDATGYRPEGHNKLVQVGNWLVHVGDWEGAATLVAVVTVVVWALARAVKRLEPVALLIAMVVVAVGVAVFATDVELVRDIARIPGALPGFSAPDFSAVPDLIGGAFSVALVALAQAAGIAPSMPNPDGSRSDVNGDFRAQGYANAIGGLFQALPSGGSLSRTGVAVSAGARTRWAGVISGVFLALVVLVCGSLAERIPMPVIGGLILVVGGELIWGKRHDILLVLRTSWMSAGAMILTFLATTQLPLQQAILIGAVLSLLLYCAQAARQGKLVRLEQRGDGRWAVGERPPPASLAPGEITVLDYAGSSFFAELPRIEGELPSVEGARGSVLILVVRALPDVPSSAVLKLLDRYAATLAEQGGRLVLVGVQPPLVRLLEKSGLAERLGDGGIVPAEPELFAPLDKAIAAARAAVPTPLPRETP, encoded by the coding sequence GTGCGCACGAAGTCCGGCCGCCCCTGGCCGTCCGTCGGGCGACCGCGGCCCGCCGATGTCAGCTCCGGGATGGTGACGGGGCTCTTCTCGATCCCGGAGGGCATGGCGTACGCGGCGATCGCCGGGTTCAATCCGGTCGCCGGGCTCTACGCGGGTGTCGTACCGGCGATCGTGGGCTCGTTCACCGCCCGTACCGTCCTGATGGTCACCACCCTGACCAGCGCCATCGCCCTGACCTCGCAGAGCGTGCTGTCCGATGCCGGGCTCGACCCGAAGGACGCGGGGAACGTCGCGACGCTGACCCTGATGGTCGGCGTCGTCATGCTGCTGATGGGGCTGCTGCGGCTCGGCGTGGTGCTCAGCTTCGTGTCGAACGCCGTGATGACCGGCTTCTCCACCGGTATCGCTCTCCAGATCATCACCGGCGTACTGAAGGACGCGACCGGATACCGGCCCGAGGGCCACAACAAGCTGGTACAGGTGGGGAATTGGCTCGTCCACGTCGGCGACTGGGAGGGGGCCGCGACCCTCGTCGCCGTCGTCACGGTCGTGGTCTGGGCGCTCGCCCGTGCGGTGAAGCGGCTTGAGCCCGTCGCTCTGCTCATCGCCATGGTGGTGGTCGCGGTGGGCGTCGCCGTGTTCGCCACCGATGTGGAGCTGGTGCGGGACATCGCCCGGATCCCGGGCGCCCTTCCGGGCTTCTCCGCCCCCGACTTCTCGGCCGTGCCCGACCTGATCGGCGGCGCGTTCTCCGTGGCGCTCGTCGCGCTCGCCCAGGCCGCGGGGATCGCCCCGTCCATGCCGAACCCGGACGGCAGCCGCTCGGACGTCAACGGCGACTTCCGGGCCCAGGGGTACGCCAACGCCATCGGCGGTCTCTTCCAGGCGCTGCCCAGCGGCGGTTCGCTCTCCCGCACGGGGGTGGCGGTGAGCGCGGGGGCGCGGACGCGGTGGGCCGGGGTGATCTCCGGGGTCTTCCTCGCCCTGGTGGTCCTGGTGTGCGGGTCGCTCGCCGAGCGGATCCCGATGCCGGTGATCGGCGGGCTCATCCTCGTGGTGGGCGGCGAGCTGATCTGGGGCAAGCGGCACGACATCCTGCTCGTGCTGCGTACGTCGTGGATGTCGGCGGGCGCCATGATCCTGACGTTCCTCGCCACCACCCAACTCCCGCTCCAGCAGGCCATCTTGATCGGAGCGGTGCTCTCGCTGCTGCTGTACTGCGCGCAGGCCGCTCGGCAGGGCAAGCTCGTCCGGCTCGAACAGCGGGGCGACGGGCGGTGGGCCGTCGGGGAGCGGCCGCCACCGGCCTCGCTCGCTCCGGGGGAGATCACCGTCCTCGATTACGCGGGGTCCTCGTTCTTCGCCGAACTCCCTCGCATCGAGGGTGAGTTGCCGTCCGTCGAAGGCGCTCGCGGCAGCGTGCTGATCCTCGTCGTGCGCGCCCTGCCCGACGTGCCCTCCTCGGCCGTGCTCAAGCTGCTCGACCGGTACGCGGCCACGCTCGCCGAGCAGGGCGGGCGGCTCGTCCTGGTCGGCGTCCAGCCTCCGCTGGTGCGGCTCCTGGAGAAGTCGGGCCTCGCCGAGCGGCTCGGGGACGGCGGCATCGTCCCCGCCGAGCCCGAACTGTTCGCGCCGCTGGACAAGGCGATCGCCGCGGCCCGTGCTGCCGTCCCCACCCCACTGCCCCGGGAGACCCCGTGA